GGggtcctctccctgggggctggggTCTTCCACTGGTTACCACCGGCAGCGGTCCTGGAGGCGCCACGCAGCTCTAGACAAAAGGGGCAACAGGTTTGGGGGTGAGGGAGGTTGCTTCAGCCCCAGTCCCAGCTTTCCTCCTAGGCTCCTGACCTGTCCCCTCCCAGGCTCCcaaagcccagcccagcccctcagCATTCCCAGGGCTGGCCTCATCCAGATGGTGCTCTCTGCCCCCTGGTGCCTACCAGTGCTGGCTCAGCTGCGGGGCAGGGCCTTGGAGAAGGCGAACTGTCCAGGGAAGTAGAAGCTGTGGGGGTCCTCACCAGCCCGCTGCACCCTGATGCACTGGGTCTCCTGGTGCTCCTCAGGCTCCTGCCAGTGCCCAAAACTGTTCAGGCAGTGTAGGAGGGGCGGGCAGTGCCAGTGGAGGGCTGCCAGCATCCTGGGCAGGGCCCACCTCCACATCCCCTGGAGAATGTCCAAACCAGGCACAGCGCTTTCTAGCCCCCactgccctccctcccccttgGCCAAGCTTCTGCCTCGAGACCAGCCCATAGGCTCAGCTTCCATCCATCTTCCCAGCCCTGTCCCTACCTCTCCACCTTTGCCCCTTCTTACCCGCAGAACTTGGGTCTCTATGGGGCAGTGGACCAACCGGCCCAGAACTTTGTCCTCAGAGCCCAGTTTGATGCAGGCCAGGCATTTCCGTTTCCTCTGTGGGGGAGCGGGGAGCATGGGGTGAGCAGAGGAAAGGGGTGAGGGAGGCCTGGGCATCATGAGGGTGGGAGCCGGGGCTGCCCATCATGGGACCAGATCCCCAGCTAGGCCCTCGAGCCCAGGAGCAAGAGGTCATGCAGGCCAGCAGGTTTCAGGCACAGCCACCCTAGAATGTCGGAAGTCAGACCCGTGCACTTTTCAAACTATGGAACTTTCGTGTGTGTGCAGGCAGGAGTCCTTCCCAGATGGATTGTGTGGCACACGCATGAACACGCATGTATGTGGTTTGTATGCAGGAGTGTGGGTGGATGGGTGTGTGATGTATGCATGGATGTGTCTGCTTGTGCTCGTGTGAAGGCAAGAATCCTCCTCCGATAGGTTCTTCCCACCCAACGCCTCCAGAGTGGCTCAGCTGTCACCTATtctatttattacattttctcgTAAGATTTGATTTGAGGTTGGTGAATTATTGCTATAGTCCAGTGCCCTCCTTTAGCCGACAGAGGGAACTGGGGCCTTTACAGAATCTGTAATACAGAGCCCAGGCTGTGCTCACAGAGCGGGAACTAGAACACAgtcactgcactcccagcccAGGCATCACCCTCCGTGATGATGACTGGAGTCCTGCTAGGCTAGGGGCGCACCAGGCACACCCACACAGCTGGCTCCTTCCACCCAGGCCCTGATGCTTGAGAGAGGAGCTCAGACAGAGGTGAGCCCTGCTCTGATGAAGATAAGTCCAGGGGTAACCAAACCATCTTCCTGTCTGCCAGGCCCCAGCTCCCACCAGCCACTCTCACAACCTTGGGCTCAGGCTGAGCCACTCCACCTCTAAGGAGGCTCTTCACAGTGGGGTCTCTAACTTCAGGGCTTCTTAATGGACCTCCCAGTTCCACGCACGCACACCCAGGCATGTGCCCCACACCCCAAACCCCAAGTCCATGCACTCACCCAGCATGTGCCCATTGCTCTCACACCCCTTCACTCACCCCATTGGGCCTGACTTTGCACTCGGGTTTCTTCCAGTCCCTCTTCCGGCAGCTTGTCTGCTGGAGCTTAAATTCCAGCCTCACAAATATTCCAGCTGGGAAGGGCTGCggacagacaggcaggcagaggatGGCCGGTAGCCAGCTGAGGGTGCAGAGCAAGCCCTGGTGTGATCCCTCCCTCACGCAGTCACATCCCAGCAGGCTGGACAGGGGCCTTTTCTCCAAAGGGCTGGGGCTCAGAGCCCAAGCACTTCTGTCCCGCTTCCTGGGAATGCGCTGGTCTCCTGGGGTGCGACCCTCCCCGCTCCCGCCGGGGCCATGCTACTCACCGTGTCCACGGCGCTCTCCACACTGGTCTCCTGGAAGGCCCACTGCACGGGCGGGTGCTTGTGAAATTCCTCCAGGGCCACCTGCAGGCCCCGGCGCTGGGCTTCCGTGAGCTCGGCGACGCCCAcgcccaccgcgcccagccacagagCCAGAGGAATCAGCAGCCGTCGCATGCTTCCGTGTCACCCTGGCCCTGCGAAGCGGGTGTGCGCCCCTCAGCTCTCCGAGCCAGCCCGAGCCGCCTCCTCCCGCGCCCTGTTCTGCGGGGGGGCCAGGCCTGTAGAACGCTGGGCAGAGGTGAAGGAGCCTGGAAATGGCCCTTTCTCCAAATTGACCTTGAGGTCCGCCTGGCCCTCTCCGTTCCCTCCCACCCTGCCCGCGCTGTTCCCTGGGGCCTGCAGTTTTAGCAAAGTTCCCCTGCCCACGCTGGGAATCAGTCAGTTCCCACTCCCACCCTACACCCCTCATCTTGCTCATTCTGTGTCTCCCTGGGTCTCCGGCACGACCCACTCTCCTCCCTGCCGCCCCCGGGGCCCCTGTCTCCTCCCTGCCGTCCCCCGgagcccctctctcctccctgccgTCCCCCGgagcccctctctcctccctgccgCCCCCGgagcccctctctcctccctgccgTCCCCTGgagcccctctctcctccctgccgTCCCCCGgagcccctctctcctccctgccgTCCCCCGgagcccctctctcctccctgccgTCCCCGGAgcccctctctcctttccccgCTCAGCCTTCTCCCCGACCACGACTCCCTCCCCGTCCAGAATCCGCCTGCTCCCACGGAGTTCCCCCCGCGTCCCCGAGGTCCAGGCCGGCGGGGGGAAGGGGCAGGGGCCGGAGGCCGAATACTTTTGGGAGGACCTAAACACGTGGGAGGGCCCGGACGGGTGGGAACGGCGGGAGGCCTAACCCTCCCGGCGCGGGGGCTGCAGCGGGCCACCAGCCCGCCCCAGTCGCTAGGAATGGGGGTCTCGCGCCGCCCAACCCTTGGCTTTCCCGCTTCAGGCAAaatcttccctccttcctcttttttctggGGCCTTCCCCACGACCCGTCTCCTAGCCCTTCTGATCCGTCCCCTGATGCATGACTGGGGCCACCGGAGGGGCTGACCCTCCCGGAGAGCCCCGTCGGTCCTGGTGGTCTTGGGACCGGAGAGCGACCGATGTGGAAACCGAGGCCCCTCAGTGAAGAGCTGCCAGGGTGGTCGCCTTAGAGCAAAGGCGTTCCTCATTCCGCCTGCGCAGCTGCCCCTCCGCCCGGCTGCCGCCCCAGCCCGCTTCCCCTCCTCACGTCCTTCCCTGCGCCTGGAGGTCTCCCCTGACCGTCCCGCAGCTGAAATCTTGGCCTCGCTGTCCGCCTCTTCCCGCTCTTCTTCTCGCGGGGCggcccccacctcctcccactcCCACCTCCTGGACCCCCTCCAGCAACTCAGGCTCCTCCCCTCCCCCGTGGGACCGGCCTCTGGGGCGGGATGCCCtcccgctccctccctccccatcccacccccctccttcccctcaaTCCAGCCCTCATGACCCTGACCCTGGCCGCGGCTGCAGGCGGCTCGCCCAGGCGCGCAGCCCTCGGTCCCACCTCCCTCTGGCTCGGGCCTGAGCATTCCGCAGTCTCGGTCGGCCCGGGCCTCTTCTCTGCTGCTCTGCTCCCCCAAGGGCTTTCTGTGCCCCACTCCTGCCCAGGTAGGGCTGCCTTGTCTTGGGTCCTTTACGGGGGACCATTCCTCAGCGTCCCTGAGACACTCATCCTGGGATTTCTTCCCCTAAATACAGACATTCTCAAACCAAATGAGACCTCGATGAGGTCCCTACACCTGATCCCGCCTCCCACTCCCTGAGCCACACTGAGAAGGAAGGTCTCTCCTTTTGGGAGGACTCTGGCGCCTGCAACCTTGATCGACAGCAAAGATGTCCAGTGTGTATCCTGCATCTGCCTTTCCTGACCATTCGTCGTGTCCCATTCTCCGTGGGATAGATTCTCATGGGGAGTGGGGGAGCCTTCGGGTGTGGCAGAACGGCATGATGGAATTCATAAGGTGAGCAGAAACTCAAGGAAAACTGTCCAAATACCGGCTCGACTCCTGGGTACGCTGAAGCAAGGATGAAGAAGCTCTGGGACTTTGCACGTCAGTAACCACCAACACCATGCCTCTGGTTCCCACACCGCAGGGATCACCTGAAGTAGAGGATCTCATGTAACTTCATGGCTCTCTCTgtacttctgtttctttatctgtaagatggggatcagaaactctgtcttaaggagttgttttgaggattaaatgaggaaaCATGAAAAGCAACTGATGTCCAGTGCCGAGCACAAGGCTTTTGTCCCCTACTTACGCACCCCTAACCAGGATTCTCCACTTAGAGCTGAGAATTTCCTTTACAGTGTGCTCTGGGGGCACCAGAAAGAAACTCGGCTTCCATTAACCACTTccaggtgcctgaaatcccaccaCTACTTAGGGCATTTCACTCCCCAGCTGTGAGCTACTCAGCTGCCCTTAAGCAGAAAGAGACGGGATCCGCGTTCCCTGAAAGCTTTAGATGGGGTTAGAGAGAAAAGATGCACCCAAAGATGTTTCCCAGCCGAAGAActtgaaggaaatcaaaatatttcaccccaaaaaATACTTCTTTGACACATTTCAAGGTGGCTGTTCAGAATGGCTGGAAATAGAAGAATAACCAAAAAGCTGTCTTTTTGTGGagagatttgcatctgtagaggaAATCGGCATTGATGTAGCCAGGCTTTCTCCAAGGCTGTCCCTTGTCTAgatctaggaaagattaactGTGAGGCTGACACCTTTACAGATCTGAAGGAAACATTTACCCTCTGTTCTTTCTGAGGGCTGCTACCTGTGAGGTGTCATCTACCTAACAAGACTCCCTTTGCCAACCaggcctcctcttccctcccttccataACCTGTCTTGCCACTATCTGAGTCCCCATATTTGTATAAACTCAagatggtggataagcttctgTATCCCATTGAGGGGTTGGGGTAATCACTCTGTGGTTCTCTCTCATGcatgttaataaatatttcctgttaaagctgaggcaggaggattgcttgagcccaggagttcaaaggtgcagtgagctatgatcacgaaactgtacttcagcctctctggacagagcaagaccttgtctctaaaatataaataaatcaatttattctattaatctgcctttcATCAGctgatttttcagcaaaccttcagaaggcaaaggggaagtttcACCTTGGCCCCCACAGACCCATGCTGGGGGCCGTCCTGAGGATGGGTGAGGAGAGAAATCTTCCAGGACAAGGTAGGACTTGAGCTCAGCAAAGCGGGAAACTCATCCTGACtttggtgggggctggggggaaaGTTGCATCAGGCCTGTTGCAGGGGAGGTGAGGCAGTTGAGGTGGGGAGGTAGGTTGGGAGCAGGGTGGTGGGAGTTAGTGAGGGAGGAGCCAGTCTGGCTGTACTTAAATGGCCACACAAAATTCACTTTGGGTGTAGGTATGTGAGGTGCACCCCAAAGAGGTGGACAGTCCTACTGCAGAGCACTCATAGGTGTGGACGTGTGAAAGGACTACTTAGGGCATATTCATGAGCTCAGCTCCAGGTAACATGTCCCAATCCAGAGGAGCAACAATAGGACTTTACTATTTAGTGATGGTGAATGATCTCCTGGTCATCACAGCTAAAAAAGTAGACTCACATATCCAGTTGTTCCAAGCTTAGTTTTCCAATAACTGAACTGAGTACCAAAAAACATTGTCCTTTAATATTTGCAACCACATTGACAAAAATAGTTATTTCTTTTAGAAGAAGTGATTTGACTTTGAAGCAAGAGCATATCAGTTGCAAAACGACACCTATTCGAGTTAAGTACATTTGCCAACTTGTGTCAATTTGGTACCATTAACATAAATTCAAAAATGATATTGCATAAATTCAAAAGCCACTCTAAATTTATCAATATCAAGaattcttcacatttttcttgaaattttgcCAATTTACATAATGCTGTATATTATAATTAAAACCTCTGTATGTTGATTCTTGTGACAAAAGTATGTAAATTGTAATTATTTGTcactattatgaaaatatttaatttgaaatgCTTATATTTGTCTGGCTAGGTCACAGATGAGGTTTCCTTTCCTTGGATATTcaaatttagcccatttatatgtAGTGTGGTATTGGTGAGAAAAcactgacttttttatttttaattattgaataTTTGGGTTGAGagtagtgactcatgcctgtaatcctagcactttgggagtccaaggtgggtggatcactgaacccaggagttcaagaccagcctgggcaacatagagagaggctatctttacaaaaaaaaaaaaaaaagtttaattagctgagtgtggtggcaaaagtctgtggtcctagctactcaggaggctggggggtggggatgatcacttgagcctgggaagtcaaggttgcagtgagctatgatcatgccactacatgaccctcccacctcagcctcccagtgttgggattataggctcgagccaccactctcagccttggccacagaacaaga
This window of the Pongo abelii isolate AG06213 chromosome 6, NHGRI_mPonAbe1-v2.0_pri, whole genome shotgun sequence genome carries:
- the RARRES2 gene encoding retinoic acid receptor responder protein 2 precursor — its product is MRRLLIPLALWLGAVGVGVAELTEAQRRGLQVALEEFHKHPPVQWAFQETSVESAVDTPFPAGIFVRLEFKLQQTSCRKRDWKKPECKVRPNGRKRKCLACIKLGSEDKVLGRLVHCPIETQVLREPEEHQETQCIRVQRAGEDPHSFYFPGQFAFSKALPRS